The following DNA comes from Weissella koreensis KACC 15510.
AAGTTAGTTGATTTGGGCTTTGATCCAGCGATGGGTGCACGTCCATTACGACGAGTAATTCAAGAACAATTAGAGGATCAAATTGCTGACTTTTATCTTGATAATCCATCTGAACATGAATTGGAAGCAAAATTGGAAGATGATAAAATTGTAATTAAAGGTGTGTAAAAGATGTTAATGAGTCTGATTAAATGATAAAATTCAACCAATGCTGAATTTGAATTAATATTTTTACGTTTTGTTTTTTGAAGCATGCTAGTAATATGGATTAAGAAAAGATATTTAAATTTTCAGGAATTTTATTGATTGATATGAAAGGTGGAGATGTTATGGAGTTTATAGTTGAGCCAGATAGAATCATTCACCGGGATGCACAAAACGAAATTGATGCTGAATTAGTATATAGCACGATTGAAGATGGAAAAGTATGGTCAATTGATTCAACGAATGTGTCGCCGGAATTACGAGGGCAAGGAATTGCAGGGATGATGTTATCCCAAGTGGTACAAATGGCTAAACGAGAGCATAAATTAATTCGACCAGTTTGTTCATATGCAAAAAAGAAATTTTTTATGAACCCTGAATATCAAAAAATAGAATGGCATGATGGTATGCCATTTAGTTGAAATTTAAACACGAATTTTAAGCGTCCTTTTAGGAGGGCGCTTTATTACTTTAAAAGGGGGACTGATTTAGTAATTTAAATCTTAAAATGTGATTGGCAACGCATTATTTATTTGTAAATTAGGTATAATAGAAAACAG
Coding sequences within:
- a CDS encoding GNAT family N-acetyltransferase gives rise to the protein MEFIVEPDRIIHRDAQNEIDAELVYSTIEDGKVWSIDSTNVSPELRGQGIAGMMLSQVVQMAKREHKLIRPVCSYAKKKFFMNPEYQKIEWHDGMPFS